The following proteins are co-located in the Pseudarthrobacter siccitolerans genome:
- the arfB gene encoding alternative ribosome rescue aminoacyl-tRNA hydrolase ArfB, producing the protein MDLEVSLELTIPGAELRWRFSRSSGPGGQHVNTSDSRVELSWNVSDSLALSDSQRLTLLARLEPRLIAGVITVAASGRRSQLRNREAALAKLADLVAAGLAPDPPRRKATKPTRGSNRRRLTAKKERSTTKQQRKRPAAE; encoded by the coding sequence ATGGATCTGGAAGTGTCGCTCGAGCTAACGATTCCCGGAGCGGAACTTCGCTGGCGGTTCTCGCGCTCGTCCGGGCCGGGCGGTCAACACGTCAACACCTCGGACAGCCGCGTGGAACTCTCGTGGAACGTGAGCGACTCGTTGGCGCTTTCAGACAGCCAACGGCTGACCCTGCTCGCGCGTCTCGAACCGCGCCTCATCGCCGGGGTGATCACTGTGGCCGCCTCCGGGCGACGCTCGCAGCTGCGCAATCGCGAAGCCGCCCTCGCCAAGCTCGCCGACCTTGTCGCAGCAGGCCTTGCCCCGGATCCGCCCCGCCGCAAAGCGACCAAACCTACCCGGGGATCGAATCGTCGCCGCCTCACCGCCAAGAAAGAGCGGTCAACCACGAAACAGCAACGGAAGCGGCCTGCCGCCGAGTAG
- a CDS encoding multicopper oxidase domain-containing protein: MNILDIHINEGYKAMVDGSLVYHRGFGERPGTVSDVDAPLSMSPHVFTAPGEVVASRTYPLNAPPPPLGRPAPLDKDPDNPGEYLARRGYWASYFPDRTLIAETGSVIRIRVHNHLAQPHELRFHTAGPSRGDESTRPIAPGASYLLEFGAPPPGTYLFSDPGNEPVERTLGLYGALVVIDPANAWRLFPGGTEFERQWLWLCHDVDPVWARIAARGQTVNPASTPAVPRYFTINGYSGFQSLAVTTNEEFNERREQDTLPSGLPRETDVRNFSASPREGAIRTGQLMRMVNAGVVDHQLHYHGNHVWTVRVNGDDFPREGGSVNPDGDVVLQHWEDTVQLTPLDRKESLLPVRRPPDVVDDVWDARAADWRYPMHCHAEPSQTAAGGLYPGGLVADWVLAEDPIPESGLPETVEDGHHKYRSQVEFASDQPHEGSPETEFLQRPDLSMEFDFFNKTLKIPNGPEIEFWSFESGKSGRGLPAPLLRLTEGKLFHGTIKPSKRVHTIHWHGIEPDPRNDGVGHTSYEVSGHYTYQWRTDVGVIGNPNRGSAGTYFYHCHVNTPLHVQMGMFGPIIIDPPVSDPPPTRGMRRHSVGGPLYDIATETLIAPYSIDPRWHELNHAVGLSGDDAGLNRFEPKHFLLLGGTVANRPTGDRIWAVSSMRANVVREGVAPTLVRMVNVDYFPTRTRFLDSKGEPAEIAELIAHDGRPFWNTPAPDGPAVHPSLAGQPLLTSVLRSGAAEKFDFLLRPPAKGTYKIAIDFLHWVTGEVQATRTVTVDAS; encoded by the coding sequence ATGAACATTTTGGACATCCATATCAATGAAGGTTACAAAGCGATGGTGGACGGCTCCTTGGTCTACCACCGGGGCTTCGGCGAGCGCCCCGGCACGGTGTCCGACGTCGACGCGCCGCTGTCCATGAGCCCTCACGTCTTCACTGCGCCCGGAGAAGTGGTGGCCAGCCGGACCTATCCGCTTAACGCCCCGCCGCCGCCACTCGGCAGGCCGGCACCGCTCGACAAAGACCCGGACAATCCGGGCGAGTATTTGGCCAGGAGGGGATATTGGGCCAGCTATTTCCCGGACCGGACGCTCATCGCCGAGACAGGAAGCGTCATCCGGATCAGGGTGCACAACCATCTTGCGCAGCCCCACGAACTCCGGTTCCATACCGCTGGCCCATCCCGCGGGGATGAAAGCACCCGCCCCATCGCTCCGGGAGCTTCGTATCTCCTTGAGTTCGGGGCACCGCCGCCTGGGACCTACCTGTTCTCGGACCCGGGGAACGAACCAGTGGAACGAACCCTTGGGCTCTACGGAGCGCTTGTGGTCATAGACCCGGCCAACGCCTGGCGGCTCTTCCCCGGCGGGACTGAGTTCGAGCGCCAGTGGCTGTGGCTGTGCCACGACGTGGATCCGGTCTGGGCCCGAATCGCCGCACGGGGCCAGACGGTCAACCCCGCCTCTACGCCCGCGGTGCCCCGGTACTTCACCATCAACGGGTACTCGGGCTTCCAGTCCCTTGCAGTTACCACTAATGAAGAATTCAATGAGCGACGGGAGCAGGATACGTTACCGTCTGGCCTCCCGCGCGAAACCGACGTCCGGAACTTCAGCGCTTCGCCGCGCGAGGGTGCGATCCGCACCGGCCAGCTGATGAGGATGGTCAACGCTGGCGTCGTGGACCACCAGCTTCATTACCACGGCAACCACGTCTGGACCGTGCGGGTTAATGGCGATGATTTTCCCCGCGAAGGCGGATCCGTAAACCCGGACGGCGATGTCGTTCTCCAGCACTGGGAGGACACTGTTCAGCTGACCCCATTGGACCGCAAGGAATCACTGCTTCCGGTCCGGCGTCCACCGGATGTGGTGGATGACGTGTGGGACGCCCGGGCTGCGGACTGGAGGTATCCGATGCACTGCCACGCGGAGCCCTCCCAGACGGCTGCCGGCGGTCTATACCCCGGCGGTCTGGTCGCCGACTGGGTTCTCGCCGAGGACCCGATCCCTGAGTCGGGCCTGCCGGAGACGGTGGAAGACGGGCACCACAAATACCGGAGCCAGGTGGAGTTCGCCTCGGATCAACCTCACGAGGGTAGCCCGGAGACGGAGTTCCTCCAGCGCCCGGACCTGAGCATGGAGTTCGACTTCTTTAACAAGACGCTGAAGATTCCGAACGGGCCTGAAATCGAATTCTGGAGTTTCGAGAGCGGCAAGTCAGGGCGGGGGCTTCCCGCGCCATTATTGCGGCTGACGGAGGGCAAGCTGTTTCACGGGACCATCAAACCCAGCAAGAGGGTCCACACGATCCACTGGCACGGTATCGAGCCCGACCCCCGGAACGACGGCGTAGGCCACACCTCCTATGAAGTCTCCGGGCACTACACCTACCAATGGAGAACAGACGTAGGCGTAATCGGGAACCCCAACCGGGGCTCCGCGGGAACCTATTTCTATCACTGCCATGTCAACACACCCCTGCACGTGCAAATGGGAATGTTCGGGCCAATTATCATCGATCCTCCGGTCAGCGACCCCCCACCCACACGTGGAATGCGCCGTCACTCCGTAGGGGGTCCGCTGTACGACATTGCGACCGAGACACTGATCGCTCCCTATTCCATCGACCCCCGGTGGCACGAACTGAATCACGCAGTCGGCTTGTCCGGGGACGATGCCGGGCTCAACCGCTTCGAGCCCAAACACTTCCTTCTTTTAGGCGGGACGGTAGCCAACCGACCCACCGGGGACAGGATATGGGCGGTCAGCTCGATGCGCGCGAATGTCGTGAGGGAGGGCGTCGCGCCCACACTCGTCCGCATGGTGAACGTGGACTACTTTCCCACCCGTACCCGGTTCCTCGACTCGAAGGGCGAACCGGCGGAAATCGCCGAACTTATCGCCCACGATGGCCGCCCCTTCTGGAACACCCCGGCCCCTGACGGGCCGGCGGTCCACCCCTCGCTGGCCGGCCAGCCGCTGCTGACCAGCGTCCTCAGGTCCGGCGCAGCCGAGAAGTTTGACTTCCTGTTGCGCCCACCGGCGAAGGGAACGTACAAAATCGCGATCGATTTCCTGCACTGGGTCACGGGCGAGGTCCAGGCGACACGGACCGTGACTGTTGACGCTTCTTGA
- a CDS encoding ABC-F family ATP-binding cassette domain-containing protein yields the protein MITVQDLELRAGARLLMDQVSFRIDKGDKIGLVGRNGAGKTTLTRVLAGEGLPAAGKVTRSGEIGYLPQDPRTPDMEQLARDRILSVRGLDIAVGKLRLAHEEMASEDAAVQRKAMNRYDRLESEFLAAGGYAAEAEAAAICSNLALPDRLLNQPLKTLSGGQRRRVELARILYSDAETMLLDEPTNHLDADSIAWLRDFLKNHQGGLIVISHDTELLEATVNKVFLLDANRAQIDFYNMDWKRYLTQRETDERARKRERANAEKKAQVLFDQANKMRAKATKAVAAQNMAKRAERLLSGLEAVREQDRVAALRFPDPSPCGRTPLTAEGLSKSYGSLEIFTDVDLAIDRGSKVVILGLNGAGKTTLLRMLAGVDKPDTGDVIAGHGLKVGYYAQEHETLDVDRTVLENMRSAAPDMKDAEVRGILGSFLFSGDDVEKPAGVLSGGEKTRLALATIVASSANVLLLDEPTNNLDPASRAEILGALKNYSGAVVLVSHDEGAVEALNPERVVLLPDGVEDHWNEDYLDLITLA from the coding sequence GTGATTACTGTCCAGGATCTTGAACTGCGTGCCGGCGCCCGGCTCCTGATGGACCAGGTGAGCTTCCGCATCGACAAGGGAGACAAGATCGGCCTGGTGGGCCGCAACGGAGCCGGCAAGACCACGCTCACCCGTGTTCTTGCAGGGGAGGGCCTGCCCGCTGCCGGCAAGGTGACCCGCAGCGGTGAGATCGGTTACCTGCCGCAGGACCCGCGCACCCCGGATATGGAGCAGTTGGCCCGTGACCGCATCCTGTCCGTCCGCGGCCTGGACATCGCCGTCGGCAAACTCCGCCTGGCCCATGAAGAGATGGCGAGCGAGGACGCCGCGGTACAGCGCAAGGCGATGAACCGCTATGACCGGCTCGAGTCCGAGTTCCTGGCGGCCGGCGGCTACGCTGCCGAAGCCGAGGCCGCCGCAATCTGCTCCAACCTGGCTCTGCCGGACCGCCTCTTGAACCAGCCCCTCAAAACCCTGTCCGGTGGCCAGCGCCGACGTGTTGAGCTGGCAAGAATCCTTTACTCCGACGCCGAGACCATGCTCCTTGACGAGCCCACCAACCACCTCGACGCCGATTCCATCGCCTGGCTGCGCGACTTCCTGAAAAACCACCAGGGCGGCCTCATCGTGATCAGCCACGATACCGAGCTGCTCGAAGCCACGGTCAACAAGGTCTTCCTCCTTGACGCGAACCGGGCGCAGATCGACTTCTACAACATGGACTGGAAGCGCTACCTCACCCAGCGCGAAACTGACGAGCGGGCCCGCAAACGCGAACGTGCCAACGCCGAAAAGAAAGCCCAGGTCCTGTTTGACCAGGCCAACAAGATGCGCGCGAAGGCCACCAAAGCCGTGGCCGCACAGAACATGGCCAAGCGCGCCGAGCGCCTCCTCAGCGGGCTCGAAGCAGTCCGCGAGCAGGACCGCGTGGCCGCGCTGCGCTTCCCGGATCCGTCGCCCTGCGGCAGGACACCGCTCACGGCCGAAGGCCTCAGCAAGTCGTACGGCTCCCTGGAGATCTTCACCGATGTGGACCTCGCCATCGACCGCGGCTCCAAGGTAGTCATCCTCGGCCTCAACGGCGCCGGCAAGACCACCCTCCTGCGGATGCTGGCGGGCGTGGACAAGCCGGACACCGGTGACGTTATCGCCGGTCACGGCCTCAAGGTGGGCTACTACGCCCAGGAGCACGAGACGCTCGACGTCGACCGCACCGTCCTGGAAAACATGCGCTCCGCTGCTCCCGACATGAAGGACGCAGAGGTGCGCGGCATTCTCGGCTCGTTCCTGTTCTCCGGTGACGACGTGGAAAAGCCTGCCGGCGTGCTCTCCGGCGGCGAGAAGACCCGCCTGGCACTGGCCACGATCGTGGCCTCCAGCGCCAACGTGCTGCTCCTGGACGAGCCCACCAACAACCTGGACCCCGCCAGCCGCGCCGAGATCCTGGGCGCACTGAAGAACTACAGCGGCGCCGTCGTCCTGGTCAGCCACGACGAGGGGGCAGTCGAGGCCCTCAACCCCGAGCGCGTCGTCCTGCTGCCCGACGGCGTCGAAGACCACTGGAACGAAGACTACCTGGACCTCATTACGCTGGCTTAG
- a CDS encoding VOC family protein, with amino-acid sequence MAIKLENVGIAVRDLEATIDFFTDLGLTVVGRDTVSGEWTDTAVGLDGNHAKIAMLQTPDGHGQLELFEYIHPKANESNPTRPNDIGMHRVAFSVDDIDEALEIAARHGCRPLRGVATYGDVYKLTYLRGPSGILVMLAQKLKED; translated from the coding sequence ATGGCCATCAAACTTGAGAACGTCGGAATCGCCGTTCGCGACCTCGAAGCAACCATCGACTTTTTCACCGACCTCGGGCTCACGGTCGTCGGCCGTGACACGGTCAGCGGCGAGTGGACAGACACTGCCGTGGGGCTGGATGGCAACCACGCCAAGATTGCGATGCTGCAGACCCCGGACGGCCATGGCCAGCTTGAGCTCTTCGAATACATCCACCCCAAAGCCAACGAGTCGAACCCGACCCGGCCGAACGACATCGGCATGCACCGGGTGGCCTTCTCGGTGGACGACATCGATGAGGCCCTTGAGATAGCTGCCAGGCACGGATGCCGTCCGCTGCGCGGCGTGGCGACCTACGGCGACGTTTACAAACTCACGTACCTCCGCGGTCCCAGCGGAATCCTCGTGATGCTCGCCCAGAAACTGAAGGAAGACTGA
- a CDS encoding SURF1 family cytochrome oxidase biogenesis protein: MYRFLFSSKWLGYLLLAAIFATACVFLGRWQMDRRAETLAEINRVVTNYSATPVPFADVREDFDQLDPGKEWTQVELKGSYLPDGQRIVRNRPLNGQPGYEVVVPFRLATGETVIVDRGWLPIGNNNPGSPDSVPAPPSGEVTAVVRLKHPEPALQRGAPEGQLASIDLTAYSAQLGYPLLTGAYGQLASETPAAAEMPLPFPKPSTEEGTHLSYSLQWFAFGVLMFVGFGYAARQQARNAAIDAEDDDGLPDGVRHSAAAAARRRPPVPKKRKKATAEEEEDALLDAQGY, from the coding sequence ATGTACCGTTTCCTCTTTTCCAGCAAATGGCTGGGTTATCTCCTGCTGGCCGCGATCTTCGCCACCGCCTGCGTTTTCCTGGGCCGCTGGCAGATGGACCGTCGCGCCGAAACCCTGGCCGAGATCAACCGGGTGGTGACCAACTACTCGGCAACGCCTGTCCCCTTTGCCGATGTCAGGGAAGACTTCGACCAGCTCGACCCGGGCAAGGAGTGGACGCAGGTGGAGCTGAAAGGCTCGTACCTCCCAGACGGGCAGCGCATCGTCCGGAATCGGCCGTTGAACGGCCAGCCGGGCTACGAAGTGGTTGTGCCGTTCCGGCTGGCCACTGGCGAAACCGTGATTGTTGACCGGGGGTGGCTGCCCATCGGCAACAACAATCCCGGCAGCCCCGATTCGGTGCCGGCACCTCCCTCGGGTGAGGTGACCGCCGTCGTGCGCTTAAAGCATCCTGAGCCTGCACTCCAGCGCGGTGCGCCGGAAGGGCAGCTGGCGTCCATCGATCTCACCGCCTACTCTGCCCAGCTCGGGTACCCCCTGCTGACCGGGGCATACGGCCAGCTTGCGTCCGAGACGCCGGCGGCAGCGGAGATGCCGCTGCCGTTTCCGAAGCCTTCCACCGAGGAAGGCACCCACCTTTCCTACTCACTGCAGTGGTTCGCGTTCGGCGTGCTGATGTTCGTGGGCTTCGGCTATGCCGCCCGCCAACAGGCGCGCAACGCGGCGATTGATGCGGAGGACGACGACGGATTGCCAGACGGCGTGCGCCATTCGGCTGCCGCGGCAGCCCGCCGTCGTCCGCCCGTCCCCAAAAAGCGGAAGAAGGCGACGGCCGAGGAAGAGGAAGACGCCCTCCTGGACGCCCAGGGGTACTGA
- a CDS encoding DUF3099 domain-containing protein has translation MTLENHAGQSAPGEPGRFSGDSEVHSITDAAEAHSEDMRQRMIKYALAMGIRMVCLIMIFVVDGWLKILMVAGAVFLPWIAVVIANGSDKAEGHSDLLLDSAPLAELESPPAPSADQHGNEVLQGELINEDDETPTGQERKAS, from the coding sequence GTGACCCTTGAAAACCATGCGGGACAATCCGCGCCTGGAGAACCAGGCCGGTTCTCCGGCGACTCGGAAGTCCACAGCATCACGGATGCTGCTGAAGCGCATTCCGAGGACATGCGCCAACGGATGATCAAGTACGCGCTCGCCATGGGCATCCGCATGGTGTGCCTGATCATGATCTTCGTGGTGGATGGCTGGCTTAAGATCTTGATGGTTGCCGGGGCGGTCTTCCTGCCGTGGATAGCGGTGGTCATCGCGAACGGCAGCGACAAGGCGGAGGGGCACAGCGACCTGCTGCTGGACTCCGCGCCGCTGGCGGAGCTCGAGAGCCCGCCTGCTCCTTCCGCCGATCAGCACGGCAACGAGGTCCTGCAGGGCGAGCTCATCAACGAGGACGACGAAACACCAACCGGGCAGGAGCGGAAGGCATCATGA
- a CDS encoding beta-ketoacyl-ACP reductase: MTEAATAPRSVLITGGNRGIGLAIAEAFLANGDKVAVTYRSESKLPEGILGVKADVTDEASVDAAFKEVEAAHGPVEVLIANAGITKDTLLLRMSEDDFTSVIDTNLTGAFRVIKRASKGMIRLRKGRVVLISSVSGLYGAPGQINYSASKAGLVGIARSLTRELGSRGITANVVAPGFINTDMTAELPEATQKDYLASIPARRFAEASEVANVVRWISSDEAAYISGAVIPVDGGLGMGH, from the coding sequence ATGACTGAAGCAGCCACCGCCCCCCGCAGCGTCCTGATCACCGGTGGAAACCGCGGCATTGGACTCGCGATTGCGGAAGCGTTCCTGGCCAATGGCGACAAGGTGGCCGTGACGTACCGCAGCGAATCGAAGCTGCCGGAGGGAATCCTGGGCGTCAAGGCCGATGTCACTGATGAGGCCTCCGTGGACGCCGCATTCAAGGAAGTGGAAGCTGCCCATGGCCCTGTGGAGGTCCTCATCGCGAACGCCGGCATCACCAAGGACACCCTGCTCCTGCGCATGAGTGAAGACGACTTCACCTCTGTCATCGACACCAACCTCACAGGCGCGTTCCGGGTGATCAAGCGCGCGTCCAAGGGCATGATCCGCCTTCGTAAGGGCCGTGTTGTCCTGATTTCCTCCGTGTCGGGCCTGTACGGCGCGCCCGGGCAGATCAACTACTCAGCTTCCAAGGCGGGCCTGGTGGGAATCGCCCGTTCGCTGACCCGCGAGCTGGGTTCGCGCGGCATCACCGCCAATGTGGTCGCGCCGGGCTTCATCAATACGGACATGACAGCAGAGCTTCCGGAAGCAACCCAGAAGGACTACCTGGCCAGCATCCCCGCCCGCCGTTTTGCCGAAGCCTCCGAAGTTGCCAACGTGGTCCGCTGGATCTCCAGCGACGAGGCAGCCTACATCTCGGGCGCTGTCATCCCCGTGGACGGCGGCCTGGGCATGGGCCACTGA
- a CDS encoding SDR family oxidoreductase: MGLLDNKTAIVTGSSRGIGADVARILAGQGAAVVVNYRQKAPRANKVVQGIEAAGGRAVAVGADLTTQEGVQALASAAMENFGSLDILVLNASGGMESGMGEDYALKLNRDAQVNMLNAAVPLMQEGSRVVFVTSHQAHFINTVPTMEAYEPVARSKRAGEDALRELIPNLAEKGITLVVVSGDMIEGTVTATLLDRSTPGAIEARRAEAGKLYSVEEFAEVVASMVTADVESGHTEYAGGADYFGKGAGQPAS; encoded by the coding sequence ATGGGACTGCTCGACAACAAGACCGCCATCGTTACCGGATCATCACGCGGCATCGGCGCAGACGTGGCCAGGATCCTCGCCGGCCAGGGCGCCGCCGTCGTGGTGAACTACCGCCAGAAGGCACCGCGCGCCAACAAAGTGGTGCAGGGGATTGAAGCTGCGGGCGGCCGCGCCGTGGCCGTGGGCGCGGACCTCACCACCCAGGAAGGCGTGCAGGCCCTCGCCTCCGCCGCCATGGAGAACTTCGGATCGCTGGACATCCTGGTGCTGAACGCCTCCGGCGGCATGGAATCCGGCATGGGCGAGGACTACGCGCTCAAGCTGAACCGCGACGCCCAGGTCAACATGCTCAACGCCGCCGTGCCGCTGATGCAGGAAGGTTCGCGCGTGGTGTTCGTCACCAGCCACCAGGCCCACTTCATCAACACGGTGCCCACCATGGAGGCCTACGAGCCGGTGGCCCGCAGCAAGCGCGCCGGGGAAGACGCCCTGCGCGAACTCATCCCCAACCTTGCCGAGAAGGGCATCACCCTGGTAGTCGTTTCCGGCGACATGATCGAGGGCACCGTCACCGCTACGCTCCTGGACCGCTCCACCCCGGGCGCCATCGAGGCGCGGCGGGCGGAAGCCGGCAAGCTGTACTCCGTGGAAGAGTTCGCCGAGGTCGTGGCCAGCATGGTCACAGCCGACGTCGAATCCGGCCACACCGAGTACGCCGGCGGTGCCGACTACTTCGGCAAGGGCGCCGGGCAGCCGGCCAGCTAG
- the serB gene encoding phosphoserine phosphatase SerB — protein MTSNVTAVSYGLNMTPTGLEQLRSVLSSRGAKVLSENSAGDGRYQVQVAALELPDATSAGLAGLRHAVAEASLSGFDTALVPNGLRSAERKLLIMDVDSTLIQQEVIELLAAYAGKREEVAAVTEAAMRGELDFAQSLHARVQVLAGLPADVVHSVRREVKLSEGAAELVAAFKAAGHVVAVVSGGFNQILEPIAAELGLDYWQANELEIVDGALTGKVLGAVVDRAAKEKYLREWAAAEGIALEHTVAVGDGANDLDMLGAAGIGVAFNAKPAVRAVADAAINMPYLDAVRHVAGV, from the coding sequence ATGACTTCGAACGTGACTGCGGTCAGCTATGGCCTGAATATGACCCCTACCGGGCTGGAGCAGCTGCGTTCCGTCCTCAGCTCCCGTGGCGCCAAGGTGCTCTCGGAAAACAGCGCCGGGGACGGGCGCTACCAGGTCCAGGTGGCCGCGCTCGAGCTTCCCGACGCCACCTCGGCAGGCCTGGCCGGACTGCGCCATGCGGTCGCCGAAGCCTCGCTCAGCGGATTCGACACCGCGCTGGTCCCGAACGGTCTCCGCTCAGCCGAACGGAAGCTGCTGATCATGGACGTCGATTCCACCCTGATCCAACAGGAGGTCATCGAACTCCTCGCCGCCTATGCCGGCAAGCGCGAGGAGGTGGCCGCTGTTACTGAAGCTGCCATGCGCGGCGAACTGGACTTCGCCCAAAGCCTGCACGCCCGGGTGCAGGTGCTCGCGGGGCTGCCGGCCGACGTCGTCCATTCCGTCCGCCGGGAAGTGAAACTCAGCGAAGGCGCGGCCGAGCTCGTGGCTGCCTTCAAGGCCGCAGGGCACGTGGTGGCAGTGGTGTCCGGCGGGTTCAACCAGATCCTGGAGCCGATTGCCGCTGAACTGGGCCTGGACTACTGGCAGGCGAACGAGCTGGAGATCGTGGATGGCGCCCTGACGGGCAAGGTGCTCGGTGCCGTCGTGGACCGCGCGGCGAAAGAGAAGTACCTGCGCGAGTGGGCAGCAGCCGAAGGCATCGCCCTCGAGCACACCGTTGCTGTGGGCGACGGTGCCAACGACCTGGACATGCTCGGTGCTGCCGGGATCGGCGTCGCGTTCAATGCAAAGCCTGCCGTACGCGCCGTGGCTGATGCCGCCATCAACATGCCGTACCTCGACGCCGTCCGCCACGTCGCCGGGGTCTGA
- a CDS encoding ABC transporter ATP-binding protein has protein sequence MSDVLELDSVSVVRGKKTLLDKVDWQVNDGERWVILGPNGAGKTTLLQIAAARMHPSSGTAGILDEILGRVDVFELRPRIGLSSAALATQIPEHENVLNVVVTAAYGVTGRWREGYERDDERRAFRLLNDWGMGPLLNRTFATLSEGERKRVQIARALMTDPELLLLDEPAAGLDLGGREELVHKLGELARDEAAPAMVLVTHHLEEVPPGFTHAMLLRDGGVVAAGPITEVLTAGNLSETFGLELDMTENAGRYTAVARR, from the coding sequence ATGAGTGATGTTCTGGAACTGGACTCCGTCAGCGTTGTCCGAGGTAAAAAGACCCTGCTGGACAAAGTGGACTGGCAGGTCAACGACGGCGAACGCTGGGTGATCCTCGGCCCCAACGGTGCCGGCAAGACCACACTCCTCCAGATCGCAGCCGCCCGGATGCACCCGAGCAGCGGCACAGCAGGAATCCTCGATGAGATCCTGGGCCGGGTTGACGTCTTTGAGCTCCGCCCCCGCATCGGGCTTTCCTCTGCCGCCCTCGCCACCCAGATTCCCGAACACGAGAACGTCCTCAACGTGGTGGTCACCGCCGCGTACGGCGTGACGGGCCGCTGGCGCGAGGGATACGAGCGCGACGACGAGCGCAGGGCTTTCCGCCTCCTCAACGACTGGGGCATGGGCCCCCTCCTGAACCGCACCTTCGCCACCCTCTCCGAAGGGGAGCGCAAACGCGTCCAGATCGCCCGCGCGCTGATGACCGATCCCGAACTGCTGCTGCTGGATGAACCGGCCGCCGGCCTGGATCTCGGCGGCCGTGAGGAACTCGTCCACAAGCTCGGAGAACTGGCCCGTGACGAGGCCGCGCCCGCTATGGTCCTGGTGACCCACCACCTCGAGGAAGTTCCGCCGGGCTTCACCCACGCCATGCTGCTGCGCGACGGCGGCGTGGTTGCGGCGGGCCCCATCACCGAGGTGCTGACGGCCGGGAACCTCAGCGAGACTTTTGGGCTGGAGCTCGACATGACCGAGAACGCCGGCCGGTACACCGCCGTCGCCCGCCGCTAA
- a CDS encoding sulfite exporter TauE/SafE family protein, with protein MDLLSSIFVSIAGLWAGTINAVVGSGTLVTFPVLIALGVTPVVASMSNAMGLVFGTAAGAFGYRRELKGRGRQLLRLLPASLLGGISGAWLLLHLPEKVFHYVAPVLLVLALLMVVFQPRMQAWVRNREANPEHAVRDKRHGLLLVVLVYLAGVYGGYFVAAQGILLVGILGIFLTGTIQNANAMKNILVLGVNLVAAISYLLFAFDRINWLVVLLIAVSSSIGGLLGAKVGRRLSPTVLRGVIFVLGLVALGFMITNLLK; from the coding sequence TTGGATCTTCTCAGCAGTATTTTTGTGTCCATCGCCGGCCTCTGGGCCGGCACCATCAACGCCGTGGTGGGCTCCGGCACGCTGGTGACATTCCCCGTCCTCATCGCCCTGGGCGTCACACCCGTGGTTGCTTCAATGAGCAACGCCATGGGCCTCGTTTTCGGGACGGCTGCCGGGGCGTTCGGTTACCGCCGGGAACTGAAGGGCCGCGGCCGCCAGCTGCTGAGGCTGCTGCCGGCGTCCCTCCTCGGCGGCATTTCAGGTGCTTGGCTGCTCCTGCACCTGCCGGAGAAGGTCTTCCACTACGTGGCCCCGGTCCTGCTGGTGCTGGCCCTGCTGATGGTGGTGTTCCAGCCCCGCATGCAGGCCTGGGTCCGCAACCGCGAGGCGAACCCGGAGCACGCCGTTCGGGACAAGCGGCATGGTCTCCTCCTGGTGGTGCTGGTCTACCTTGCCGGTGTTTACGGCGGCTACTTCGTGGCTGCCCAGGGGATTCTGCTGGTGGGTATCCTGGGAATCTTTCTTACGGGCACCATCCAGAACGCGAACGCCATGAAGAACATCCTGGTGCTCGGCGTGAACCTGGTGGCCGCCATCTCCTACCTGCTGTTCGCGTTCGACCGGATCAACTGGCTCGTGGTGCTGCTGATTGCCGTCAGCTCCAGCATTGGCGGACTCCTGGGGGCCAAGGTGGGGCGCAGGCTGTCACCCACGGTACTGCGCGGGGTGATCTTCGTCCTGGGGCTGGTGGCCCTCGGCTTCATGATCACCAATCTGCTGAAATAA